In Acidimicrobiia bacterium, a single genomic region encodes these proteins:
- a CDS encoding M3 family oligoendopeptidase: MAETDPAPRWDLTPIFPALDDRAFTDALESIFANVDRLGALYDELGIRNVECREPTAADIAALDEVLNATNEAHTELRPVSAYLHGLVTTDSRNERAMALSVELQTRTAALGPLSKRLGAWLAALGVEQLAAGGDAAADHVFALEKAAADAQFQMGEAEESLAAELGPSGVLAWQRLHGDVSSQLVVEIAVPGGTVERAPMALARGLATHPDGARRRAAYEGELAAWESAAVPLAAALNGAKGALAVLNKRREYADDLEPALRFNNVDRSTLDAMTEAVVASLPSFRGYLRTKARVLGHDGGLPWWDLFAPLGDAGEVAWPRATELVHAAFDGYSPQLAALAQRAFSERWVDAEIRDGKRGGAYCMSVGDDVSRVMMNFDGSHDSVSTLAHELGHAYHNVALADRTPIQRTTPMALAETASIFCETLLFETALAHTTDVTERLALLDTYLVGATQVVVDIHSRFLFESELCRRRQRTALSVSELCTTMLDAQECAYGDGLDPDARHAYMWAVKPHYFTPFYNWPYTFGLLFGIGLYARYVDDPERFRNGYDALLSATGMADAAALAARFGVDVHDGAFWAASLDVVRGHVDEHARAAAALATGARPADRDATGEP; encoded by the coding sequence GTGGCTGAGACCGATCCAGCGCCGCGCTGGGACCTCACGCCAATCTTTCCCGCCCTCGACGATCGCGCGTTCACCGACGCACTCGAGAGCATCTTCGCGAACGTCGACCGGCTCGGCGCGCTCTACGACGAGCTCGGCATCCGAAACGTGGAGTGCCGCGAGCCGACCGCCGCCGACATCGCCGCCCTCGACGAGGTCCTGAACGCGACGAACGAAGCTCACACGGAGCTCCGGCCAGTCAGCGCGTACCTCCACGGGCTGGTGACGACCGACAGCCGGAACGAGCGCGCCATGGCGCTGTCCGTCGAGTTGCAGACCCGCACGGCTGCGCTCGGACCGCTGAGCAAGCGTTTGGGCGCGTGGCTGGCAGCGCTCGGCGTCGAGCAACTTGCGGCCGGCGGCGACGCGGCGGCCGATCATGTGTTCGCGCTCGAGAAAGCGGCCGCCGACGCGCAGTTCCAGATGGGCGAGGCGGAGGAATCGCTCGCCGCAGAGCTCGGGCCGTCGGGCGTGCTCGCGTGGCAACGGCTGCATGGCGATGTGTCCTCGCAGCTCGTCGTCGAGATCGCAGTGCCTGGCGGCACGGTCGAACGGGCGCCCATGGCCTTGGCCCGAGGGCTCGCGACGCATCCCGACGGGGCACGCCGGCGCGCCGCGTACGAGGGCGAACTGGCCGCGTGGGAGAGTGCTGCGGTGCCGCTCGCGGCGGCGCTCAACGGCGCCAAGGGAGCGCTGGCGGTGCTGAACAAGCGCCGCGAGTACGCCGACGATCTCGAGCCTGCGCTCAGGTTCAACAATGTCGACCGCAGCACGCTCGACGCGATGACGGAAGCCGTTGTCGCCTCGCTCCCGAGCTTTCGCGGCTACCTGCGCACCAAGGCACGTGTGCTCGGCCACGACGGCGGGCTCCCGTGGTGGGATCTGTTCGCACCGCTCGGTGACGCGGGGGAGGTCGCATGGCCCCGGGCGACCGAGTTGGTTCACGCCGCGTTCGATGGCTACTCGCCGCAGCTCGCGGCACTGGCGCAACGCGCGTTCTCGGAGCGGTGGGTCGACGCCGAGATCCGCGACGGCAAGCGCGGCGGCGCGTACTGCATGTCGGTGGGTGACGATGTCAGTCGCGTGATGATGAACTTCGACGGCAGTCACGACTCGGTGTCGACGCTCGCGCACGAGCTGGGTCACGCGTACCACAACGTCGCGCTCGCCGACCGCACGCCCATCCAACGCACCACGCCGATGGCGCTCGCGGAGACCGCGTCGATCTTCTGCGAGACGCTGCTCTTCGAGACTGCACTCGCCCACACGACCGACGTGACCGAGCGGTTGGCGCTGCTCGACACGTACCTCGTCGGGGCCACGCAGGTCGTCGTCGACATCCACAGCCGGTTCCTCTTCGAGAGCGAGCTGTGCCGGCGCCGGCAACGCACTGCCCTCTCGGTGTCGGAACTGTGCACCACGATGCTCGACGCGCAGGAGTGTGCGTACGGCGACGGCCTCGACCCGGACGCTCGTCATGCGTACATGTGGGCGGTGAAGCCGCACTATTTCACGCCGTTCTACAACTGGCCGTATACCTTCGGGCTCCTCTTCGGCATCGGTCTCTACGCGCGCTACGTCGACGATCCCGAACGCTTCCGCAACGGATACGACGCGCTGTTGTCCGCGACGGGGATGGCCGACGCGGCCGCGCTCGCGGCACGGTTCGGCGTCGACGTACACGACGGCGCCTTCTGGGCCGCGAGCCTCGACGTGGTGCGAGGCCACGTCGACGAACACGCGCGCGCCGCGGCGGCTTTGGCGACCGGCGCACGTCCTGCCGATCGGGACGCAACGGGGGAACCGTGA
- a CDS encoding cytochrome P450 encodes MLPFLDHTTDAFAADPHGQLRTAREESWIVRTPTGLGVLSYAGCNALLLDAAFRPGIFEMMRRAAPDAGREASREASREGGAVEGPRTLLGSEGRDHQDLRRVVMPWFTPRRIETLREHTANLVSELLDSVAHAGGCEFMTDVATRIPPTIFCWMVGCDVERGPELAHWSAIALQAFSGDPAVMDDVREALRVLRHFADDLLESKQRAPGDDITSALVRGIEDGVLTHGDARSLLTEVLSASVDNTTHSMGLVVWLLCEHPEQWRLVADDGELVERAVEECARFEPVIRHGKHFNEHDAELLGVAVPAGTLVTAYLDAAHRDPDVYEDPDRFDVTRRLPQPQLIFGIGRHYCIGAALARMEIQEVLRAVTTRWVQPRLGTGVRLKTAVGSCEVAHLPVEFRPVEFRPVEFRPVEFPPVEFPPVEPSRG; translated from the coding sequence GTGCTGCCGTTCCTCGACCACACGACCGACGCCTTCGCCGCCGATCCCCACGGGCAGTTGCGAACCGCGCGTGAGGAGTCGTGGATCGTCCGCACACCGACCGGGCTCGGCGTGCTCTCGTATGCCGGATGCAACGCGCTGCTGCTCGACGCCGCGTTCCGGCCGGGCATCTTCGAGATGATGCGCCGTGCGGCTCCCGATGCCGGTCGCGAAGCCAGTCGCGAAGCCAGTCGCGAAGGTGGTGCGGTGGAAGGTCCTCGGACCCTGCTCGGCTCGGAAGGCCGCGACCACCAGGATCTGCGCCGCGTCGTGATGCCCTGGTTCACTCCGCGACGGATCGAGACACTCCGTGAGCACACCGCGAACCTGGTCAGCGAGCTCCTCGACAGCGTGGCCCACGCGGGGGGCTGCGAGTTCATGACCGACGTCGCGACTCGGATCCCACCGACGATCTTCTGCTGGATGGTCGGATGCGACGTCGAGCGCGGGCCGGAGCTCGCGCACTGGTCGGCGATCGCGCTGCAGGCGTTCTCCGGCGACCCCGCGGTCATGGACGACGTGCGCGAGGCGCTCCGGGTCCTGCGGCACTTCGCCGACGACCTCCTCGAATCCAAGCAACGCGCACCGGGAGACGACATCACGAGTGCTCTCGTGAGGGGTATCGAGGACGGTGTCCTGACGCACGGGGATGCGCGATCGCTCCTCACCGAGGTGCTGAGTGCGTCGGTCGACAACACCACGCATTCGATGGGTCTCGTGGTCTGGCTCCTCTGCGAGCACCCTGAGCAGTGGCGGCTCGTCGCGGACGACGGTGAGCTCGTCGAGCGAGCGGTCGAGGAGTGCGCGCGCTTCGAACCGGTGATCCGCCACGGTAAGCACTTCAACGAACACGACGCGGAGCTGCTCGGTGTTGCGGTTCCCGCGGGAACGCTGGTGACCGCGTACCTCGACGCCGCGCACCGCGACCCCGATGTGTACGAGGATCCCGATCGCTTCGACGTGACCCGTCGGCTTCCGCAACCGCAGCTCATCTTCGGGATCGGACGGCACTACTGCATCGGGGCCGCGCTGGCCCGAATGGAGATCCAGGAGGTGCTGCGCGCCGTGACCACGCGCTGGGTCCAACCTCGTCTCGGAACCGGCGTGCGCCTGAAGACCGCCGTGGGCAGCTGTGAGGTCGCGCACCTTCCCGTCGAGTTTCGGCCCGTCGAGTTTCGGCCCGTCGAGTTTCGGCCCGTCGAGTTTCCGCCGGTAGAGTTTCCGCCGGTAGAGCCCTCGCGTGGCTGA
- a CDS encoding amidohydrolase family protein, producing MSAQRPVIISCDGHATGRPEDYVPYIEPAYHEQYDEFVRVLEAARAARTKATEEDRSLFSKEGSEAFEAETGNARDGEWNSPLRTEVLEGEGVVAEVLFPNGGVPFGGFGESAQHELRGAGNRAYDRWLLDFANDTPGRRAALAMVTVHDLDATVAEIKWARENGMKGVIIPTLPGEGLPPYYDECYDPLWAACQDYDMPAHIHGGSGTPNYGDYGAVSMLIYATETVYFAHRPLWFLIWGGVFERFPRMKFVFTESRSDWVPSTLTYLDGIYSQRFFSHIRQTVKLKPSEYWERQCYVAASFMGPDESAMRHEIGLEKLMWGADYPHVEGTWPRTRKSLARCFHGVPLDEARAILTDNPAKLYGFDVDALQPVADRVCPSVQELTGVA from the coding sequence ATGAGCGCTCAGCGACCGGTCATCATCTCGTGCGACGGCCACGCCACGGGGCGTCCCGAGGACTATGTGCCCTATATCGAACCCGCGTACCACGAGCAGTACGACGAGTTCGTTCGCGTGCTCGAAGCGGCACGAGCGGCGCGTACGAAGGCCACCGAAGAGGATCGCTCGTTGTTCTCCAAGGAGGGCTCCGAAGCATTCGAGGCCGAGACCGGCAACGCTCGGGACGGCGAGTGGAACTCACCGCTGCGCACCGAGGTGCTCGAGGGTGAAGGCGTCGTCGCCGAAGTGCTGTTTCCCAACGGTGGCGTGCCGTTCGGGGGGTTCGGCGAGTCGGCCCAGCACGAGCTCCGTGGTGCGGGCAACCGCGCGTACGACCGCTGGCTGCTCGACTTCGCGAACGACACACCCGGTCGGCGCGCCGCGCTCGCGATGGTCACCGTGCACGATCTCGATGCAACCGTCGCCGAGATCAAGTGGGCGCGTGAGAACGGGATGAAGGGCGTGATCATCCCCACCCTTCCGGGTGAGGGGCTGCCTCCGTACTACGACGAGTGCTACGACCCGCTGTGGGCAGCGTGCCAAGACTACGACATGCCGGCGCACATCCATGGCGGGAGCGGCACACCGAACTACGGCGACTATGGCGCCGTGAGCATGTTGATCTATGCCACGGAGACCGTGTACTTCGCGCACCGCCCGCTGTGGTTCCTGATCTGGGGTGGTGTCTTCGAACGGTTCCCGCGCATGAAGTTCGTGTTCACCGAATCGCGCTCCGACTGGGTACCGAGCACGCTCACGTACCTCGATGGCATCTACTCGCAGCGGTTCTTCAGCCATATTCGCCAAACGGTGAAGCTGAAGCCGAGCGAGTACTGGGAGCGGCAGTGCTACGTGGCCGCGTCGTTCATGGGTCCCGACGAGTCGGCGATGCGCCACGAGATCGGCCTCGAGAAGCTGATGTGGGGCGCCGACTACCCGCACGTCGAGGGCACGTGGCCGCGCACTCGCAAGTCGCTCGCGCGGTGCTTCCATGGTGTCCCGCTCGACGAAGCACGCGCGATCCTCACCGACAATCCGGCGAAGCTCTACGGGTTCGACGTCGACGCACTGCAGCCCGTCGCCGACCGCGTCTGCCCCTCCGTGCAGGAGTTGACCGGCGTCGCCTGA
- a CDS encoding DUF1906 domain-containing protein — protein MKRALPLLAVVLALALAGCFPPKPRTSPPTPPQGFDACAAPSSATMQNWWTFSPFTSIGVYVGGANRGCAQPNLTARWISLVEEYGWKLLPLWVGPQAPCTALSSVTKLPATESAAFTAGYNEGLAAATRLSSLGFGWLTPVYYDLEAYPKNAACTKAILAFDNGWTRGLNTRGYLAGLYSSLCSGIVDSAAGYPTATYKLNAIWIAAWNNTPNIFGFNTSTCPLSDSLWANHQRVHQFKGGHNETWGGVTINIDSNAVDGPTHPL, from the coding sequence GTGAAGCGCGCACTGCCGCTGCTCGCGGTGGTGCTGGCACTCGCGCTCGCGGGTTGCTTCCCGCCGAAGCCGCGAACCTCGCCACCCACCCCGCCACAGGGATTCGATGCGTGCGCGGCGCCGTCGTCCGCGACCATGCAGAACTGGTGGACGTTCTCGCCGTTCACCAGCATCGGCGTCTACGTCGGCGGCGCGAACCGAGGATGCGCGCAACCCAACCTCACCGCTCGGTGGATCAGCCTGGTGGAGGAGTACGGTTGGAAGCTGTTGCCGCTCTGGGTCGGCCCGCAGGCACCGTGCACCGCGCTGAGCAGCGTGACGAAGCTCCCGGCCACTGAGTCTGCCGCATTCACCGCCGGATACAACGAAGGGCTGGCCGCGGCCACCCGCTTGTCCTCGCTCGGCTTCGGTTGGCTCACTCCGGTCTACTACGACCTCGAGGCCTACCCGAAGAACGCCGCTTGCACGAAGGCGATCCTGGCGTTCGACAACGGTTGGACTCGAGGGCTCAACACCCGGGGGTACCTCGCCGGCCTGTACAGCAGCCTCTGCTCCGGCATCGTCGACTCAGCCGCCGGATATCCGACCGCGACGTACAAGCTCAACGCGATCTGGATCGCGGCGTGGAACAACACGCCGAACATCTTCGGGTTCAACACGTCGACCTGCCCGCTGTCAGACAGCTTGTGGGCGAACCACCAGCGCGTGCACCAGTTCAAGGGTGGCCACAACGAGACCTGGGGCGGCGTGACCATCAACATCGACAGCAACGCGGTCGACGGCCCCACGCATCCGTTGTAG
- a CDS encoding class I SAM-dependent methyltransferase encodes MNEPSPPGFFDRADASNDAHFYSWPRLVTHIDDSAIAAVGALYDELGINGEVLDLMSSWVSHFSNAPARLTVLGMNPSELAENPQAAARIVHDLNAQPELPFSDASFDAVVCCVSVDYLVRPIEVFRDVARVLRPGGPFVCTFSNRCFPTKAIRGWLAASDEEHCVIVAEYFRRSGGFAEPAIDRRTPPAHRGDPLFAVWGRSVDSRV; translated from the coding sequence GTGAACGAGCCGTCCCCACCCGGTTTTTTCGACCGAGCCGACGCGAGCAACGACGCGCACTTCTACTCGTGGCCACGCCTCGTCACCCATATCGACGACAGCGCGATCGCCGCGGTAGGTGCGCTCTACGACGAGCTGGGGATCAACGGCGAGGTGCTCGATCTCATGAGCTCGTGGGTGTCCCACTTCAGCAATGCGCCCGCTCGGCTCACCGTGCTCGGCATGAATCCCTCGGAGCTGGCCGAGAACCCGCAGGCTGCGGCGCGCATCGTGCACGACCTCAACGCGCAGCCCGAGTTGCCGTTCTCCGACGCGTCGTTCGACGCGGTGGTGTGCTGCGTGTCGGTCGACTATCTCGTTCGCCCGATCGAGGTGTTCCGCGACGTGGCCCGCGTGCTCCGCCCGGGTGGCCCTTTCGTGTGCACCTTCTCGAATCGGTGCTTCCCGACCAAGGCGATCCGCGGCTGGCTCGCCGCGTCGGACGAGGAGCACTGTGTCATCGTGGCCGAGTACTTCCGCCGGTCCGGCGGCTTCGCGGAGCCGGCCATCGATCGCCGGACACCGCCCGCCCATCGGGGGGACCCCCTGTTCGCGGTCTGGGGCAGGTCGGTAGACTCCCGCGTCTGA
- a CDS encoding methyltransferase, which produces MSHYFDKRPDVGSDRATVTLAVDDRVLTLATDRGVFSRGQIDAGTAVLLRKGPAAPTGRLLDLGCGYGPLALALAAQSPDAEVWAVDVNERALELVAENAAANELTNITVAAADAVPDELTFDAIYSNPPVRIGKEALHDLLRSWLGRLTSSGAAYLVVQRHLGADSLHAWLEREDYPTSRLASSKGYRVLEVHRLRAGTAEGR; this is translated from the coding sequence ATGTCCCACTATTTCGACAAGCGTCCCGACGTCGGCTCCGATCGCGCCACGGTAACGCTCGCCGTGGACGACCGGGTGCTCACGCTCGCCACCGACCGTGGGGTGTTCTCGCGCGGTCAGATCGACGCGGGCACCGCCGTGCTGCTGCGGAAGGGGCCGGCGGCGCCCACCGGCCGGCTGCTCGACCTCGGCTGCGGGTACGGACCGCTCGCGCTGGCGCTCGCCGCTCAGTCCCCTGATGCCGAGGTGTGGGCGGTCGACGTCAACGAGCGCGCCCTCGAATTGGTTGCGGAGAACGCGGCGGCGAACGAGCTCACGAACATCACGGTCGCGGCAGCCGACGCGGTGCCCGACGAGCTCACGTTCGACGCCATTTACAGCAACCCGCCGGTTCGCATCGGCAAGGAGGCGTTGCACGACCTCCTCAGGTCGTGGTTGGGGCGGCTGACCAGCTCGGGCGCGGCGTATCTTGTGGTGCAACGGCACCTCGGGGCGGACTCGTTGCACGCATGGCTCGAACGCGAGGACTACCCCACGAGCCGCCTCGCGTCGAGCAAGGGATACCGCGTCTTGGAAGTCCACCGGCTCCGTGCCGGAACGGCGGAGGGCCGATAA
- a CDS encoding TrmH family RNA methyltransferase, protein MKQLRSVEQKRLHRSWQRRTEQRVALLLDGVQDPFNVGSIVRTAAALRVERLYLSAHATTPAHPKVGKTALGTERYLEWTEYDRVAGAAAAAREDGFVIVGLELADEAVPFFELDLAGDVCIALGNESNGLDDAALECCDAVGYIPQLGRVGSLNVAAATAVALYEARRQGWQTS, encoded by the coding sequence GTGAAGCAGCTCAGGAGCGTCGAGCAAAAGCGCCTGCACCGCTCGTGGCAGCGTCGCACCGAGCAACGCGTCGCGCTGTTGCTCGACGGCGTGCAGGACCCGTTCAACGTGGGAAGCATCGTGCGCACGGCTGCCGCGCTCCGCGTGGAGCGCCTGTATCTCTCCGCGCACGCAACCACACCCGCGCACCCGAAGGTCGGGAAGACCGCGCTCGGCACCGAGCGCTACCTCGAGTGGACGGAGTACGACCGAGTTGCCGGCGCGGCGGCGGCCGCGCGCGAAGACGGGTTCGTGATCGTCGGTCTGGAGCTCGCCGACGAGGCGGTGCCGTTCTTCGAGCTCGACCTCGCCGGTGACGTGTGCATCGCGCTCGGGAACGAGAGCAACGGTCTCGACGATGCGGCGCTCGAGTGTTGTGACGCCGTTGGCTACATTCCCCAACTCGGCCGTGTCGGTTCGCTCAACGTGGCCGCTGCGACCGCCGTCGCGTTGTACGAGGCGCGCCGGCAGGGCTGGCAGACGAGTTGA
- a CDS encoding class I adenylate-forming enzyme family protein, whose product MVAYKRARWWGDTTVGDYVARWAGEQPDATAFAAGNHRMSWAEYDTRTTRLGGALMATGMRRDARVAVLLPDGAAVHVAFVAAERAGLTVVGIGHRAGEAELRHLLGATGAEAIVVHADDENRVPAATDLARLVVDRDGRCEYATPSVDAQALATRSLGADELFLVNSTSGTTGLPKCVMHNQNRWMYFHQLAAAAGKFTSDDVFFSALPAPFGFGLWTSHVTPTVLGCTTVVQERFDADEALRAIEREHVSVLACVSTQFLMMLNSPELERLDLSSLRCMFTGGEAVPEERAARFEDVTGARVLQFYGSNETGALSRTTMDDDREHRLHTAGRVIPEMQVRLIDDDGRDITEPDVPGNPVCKGPATCFGYLDDDRANDELFTNDGWMRIGDVCEIDADGYLRVVGRTSDIIIRGGKNLSAPAIEAAAAEHPAIAVAAVVAMPDEIFGERVCLYAELRTDTALELADVVEFLAERGVSREWLPERLVVLDALPRASGGKVAKGELRARRGR is encoded by the coding sequence GTGGTTGCGTACAAGCGCGCCCGGTGGTGGGGAGACACGACCGTCGGTGACTACGTCGCCCGGTGGGCAGGCGAGCAGCCGGATGCCACCGCGTTCGCGGCCGGGAACCACAGGATGTCCTGGGCCGAGTACGACACGCGCACGACTCGACTCGGTGGAGCGTTGATGGCCACCGGGATGCGACGCGACGCGCGTGTGGCGGTGCTGCTCCCCGACGGTGCCGCCGTCCACGTTGCGTTCGTCGCCGCCGAGCGCGCGGGCCTCACCGTGGTCGGTATCGGCCACCGCGCCGGCGAGGCCGAGCTCCGCCACCTACTTGGGGCGACCGGCGCGGAGGCGATCGTCGTGCATGCCGACGACGAGAATCGTGTGCCGGCTGCGACCGACCTCGCCCGGCTCGTCGTCGACCGTGACGGCCGGTGCGAGTACGCCACACCGAGCGTCGACGCACAAGCCCTGGCTACGAGGAGCCTGGGCGCGGATGAGCTGTTCCTCGTGAATTCCACGTCGGGCACGACCGGGCTCCCCAAGTGCGTGATGCACAACCAGAACCGGTGGATGTACTTCCACCAGCTCGCGGCCGCCGCCGGAAAGTTCACGAGCGACGACGTATTCTTCAGCGCGCTCCCCGCGCCGTTCGGGTTCGGGTTGTGGACCTCGCACGTCACGCCCACGGTGCTCGGGTGCACCACCGTCGTCCAGGAACGCTTCGACGCCGACGAAGCGCTGCGCGCGATCGAGCGCGAGCACGTCAGCGTGCTCGCGTGTGTGAGCACGCAGTTCCTGATGATGCTGAACTCGCCCGAGCTCGAACGACTCGACCTCAGCTCACTGCGATGCATGTTCACGGGTGGGGAAGCCGTTCCCGAGGAGCGCGCCGCGCGCTTCGAGGACGTCACCGGTGCGCGGGTTCTGCAGTTCTACGGTTCGAACGAGACTGGCGCGCTCAGCCGCACGACTATGGACGACGACCGCGAGCACCGGTTGCACACGGCGGGGCGGGTCATTCCCGAGATGCAGGTGCGGCTGATCGACGACGACGGGCGCGACATCACCGAGCCCGACGTTCCCGGCAACCCGGTCTGCAAGGGCCCCGCGACGTGCTTCGGCTACCTCGACGACGACCGCGCCAACGACGAGCTCTTCACCAACGACGGGTGGATGCGAATCGGTGACGTGTGCGAGATCGACGCCGACGGCTACCTGCGCGTGGTCGGCCGCACCTCCGACATCATCATCCGGGGTGGCAAGAACCTCAGTGCGCCCGCGATCGAGGCCGCGGCGGCTGAGCACCCGGCGATCGCGGTCGCGGCGGTCGTGGCGATGCCCGACGAGATCTTCGGCGAGCGGGTCTGTCTGTACGCGGAGCTCCGAACCGACACCGCGCTCGAGCTCGCCGACGTCGTGGAGTTCCTCGCCGAGCGCGGTGTGTCGCGCGAATGGCTCCCCGAACGGCTCGTGGTGCTCGACGCGCTCCCCCGCGCGTCCGGAGGCAAGGTCGCCAAAGGCGAGCTCCGCGCCCGGCGGGGCAGGTAG
- a CDS encoding phospholipid carrier-dependent glycosyltransferase yields the protein MERLLATLVAAVAQIVATLLFAGLVLRSLSTATVLLVNGVVTGAAISIAARSADLPRRVYREWAAMRNVRVRPTSLRDAWAWVLGVAVVIETAYLALAAYVLPSAAWDAMTYHLVAVASWIRGDRILITPLRLFANVYPMNGELTFLWVASLTRSDLLVDLPQLAFAIIGAIAVAAIARTVGVSKSGAIVAASLYLLTPIVLAQATSDYVDLVLPGLFLAGFAFLLRYLLAENQDGDMQAALARRPATQLVFAGVACGLAVGSKSTGALYGAVAALVLVGNLVWWRRRRQLSWRACGIRLTAFLLPIVALGSFWYVRTWVEYGTPTYPYSVSVAGVEVFSGVDPSSVNVPPDAIRKYSGPLRTLASWAHLTSGYTYDQRLDGLGPQWLLLELPALVLFAVYCALRRRLLFFNFVLPFTVIVALTPSNWWSRLTVLLVAPGAVALVFLIEQIRRRSIVLLLEAATIVLVVAGCALSAKRITVLQHSFPAATVLPDATKPRSERTLGKLVLPEYGWTDTVPRNSRIGVDPIDVPNNFLFPLFGTDFRNEVIALSTRDLTSDSLRTTLQRSHIDYFVTRKHSPRDDIAKANPQALEPVSAVGDLRVYRVRV from the coding sequence TTGGAGAGGCTGCTCGCGACGCTCGTGGCTGCCGTAGCTCAGATCGTGGCCACGCTGCTGTTCGCGGGGCTCGTGCTCCGCTCTCTGTCGACGGCGACCGTCCTCCTCGTGAACGGTGTCGTGACCGGCGCGGCGATCTCCATCGCGGCGCGCTCCGCCGACCTTCCGCGGCGCGTGTACCGCGAGTGGGCGGCGATGCGCAACGTCAGGGTGAGGCCCACCTCTCTTCGCGACGCCTGGGCGTGGGTGCTCGGCGTGGCGGTCGTCATCGAGACGGCGTACCTCGCGCTCGCCGCGTATGTGTTGCCGTCCGCGGCCTGGGACGCCATGACGTATCACCTCGTCGCGGTCGCATCGTGGATCCGCGGCGACAGAATCTTGATCACGCCACTGCGGTTGTTTGCGAACGTCTATCCGATGAATGGCGAGCTGACCTTTCTCTGGGTGGCATCACTGACCCGGAGCGACTTGCTCGTCGACTTGCCCCAGCTCGCGTTCGCGATCATCGGCGCGATCGCGGTGGCCGCCATCGCGCGCACGGTTGGCGTGTCGAAGTCCGGCGCCATTGTGGCGGCAAGCCTGTACCTGCTCACGCCGATCGTGCTCGCTCAAGCCACCAGTGATTATGTCGATCTCGTGCTACCCGGCTTGTTCCTCGCCGGCTTCGCGTTTCTCCTGCGCTACCTGCTCGCGGAGAACCAGGACGGTGACATGCAAGCCGCTCTCGCGCGTCGCCCTGCCACCCAACTGGTCTTCGCAGGTGTCGCGTGCGGACTGGCAGTTGGCTCCAAGTCGACCGGCGCGCTGTACGGCGCAGTGGCGGCGCTCGTCCTGGTCGGCAATCTCGTGTGGTGGCGGCGCCGGCGGCAACTGTCGTGGCGCGCGTGCGGCATTCGGTTGACGGCGTTCCTGTTGCCGATCGTCGCGCTGGGGTCGTTCTGGTACGTACGCACCTGGGTCGAATACGGAACTCCCACCTACCCGTACAGCGTCTCGGTGGCAGGCGTCGAAGTGTTCAGCGGCGTCGACCCGTCGTCGGTGAACGTGCCTCCGGACGCGATCCGCAAGTATTCGGGCCCTCTTCGCACACTCGCGTCGTGGGCTCACCTGACCAGTGGCTACACGTACGACCAGCGGCTCGACGGCTTGGGTCCGCAGTGGCTCCTCTTGGAATTGCCTGCGCTCGTGCTCTTCGCGGTCTACTGCGCGTTGCGCCGACGGTTGCTCTTCTTCAACTTCGTGTTGCCGTTCACGGTGATCGTTGCGCTGACGCCGTCGAATTGGTGGTCGCGGCTCACCGTGCTCCTCGTTGCCCCCGGAGCCGTTGCCCTGGTGTTCCTCATCGAGCAGATACGGCGACGGTCGATTGTCCTCCTGCTGGAGGCAGCCACCATTGTGCTGGTCGTGGCAGGCTGTGCGCTCTCCGCCAAACGCATCACGGTCCTCCAGCACTCGTTCCCGGCGGCAACCGTGCTCCCCGATGCAACCAAACCTCGGAGCGAGCGGACGCTGGGCAAGCTCGTCTTGCCGGAGTACGGATGGACCGACACCGTGCCCCGCAACTCGCGCATCGGCGTCGATCCGATCGACGTGCCGAACAACTTCCTGTTCCCGCTGTTCGGCACCGACTTCCGAAATGAAGTGATCGCGCTCTCGACTCGAGATCTCACCTCCGACTCTCTGCGAACCACGTTGCAGCGCTCACACATCGACTACTTCGTCACGCGCAAACACAGCCCACGCGACGACATCGCGAAGGCGAATCCCCAAGCATTGGAGCCGGTCTCGGCGGTTGGCGACCTGCGGGTGTACCGGGTACGCGTCTAG